From the genome of Spodoptera frugiperda isolate SF20-4 chromosome 23, AGI-APGP_CSIRO_Sfru_2.0, whole genome shotgun sequence, one region includes:
- the LOC118266921 gene encoding E3 ubiquitin-protein ligase SIAH1A → MSTNNKRRGASSSSCSVPGVPALVNAPTAMSADLASLFECPVCFDYVLPPILQCQSGHLVCSSCRPKLSCCPTCRGPLGNIRNLAMEKVASNVMFPCKHSNTGCTVTLVHTEKAEHEEACEFRPYSCPCPGASCKWQGGLDQVMPHLMMSHKSITTLQGEDIVFLATDINLPGAVDWVMMQSCFNHHFMLVLEKQEKFDGHQQFFAIVQLIGSRKEAENFAYRLELNGHRRRLTWEAMPRSIHEGVSSAIMNSDCLVFDTSLAQLFADNGNLGINVTISIA, encoded by the coding sequence ATGAGCACAAACAACAAGCGGCGCGGAGCTAGCAGTTCCAGTTGTTCTGTCCCTGGGGTGCCTGCACTGGTGAACGCGCCAACCGCCATGTCTGCCGACCTTGCGTCGCTATTCGAGTGTCCTGTGTGTTTCGACTATGTATTGCCGCCGATCCTGCAGTGCCAGAGTGGGCACCTGGTGTGCTCCAGCTGCCGTCCCAAGTTGTCCTGCTGCCCGACTTGCCGCGGCCCCCTCGGCAACATACGCAACCTCGCTATGGAGAAAGTGGCCAGCAATGTTATGTTCCCATGTAAACACTCCAACACTGGCTGTACTGTCACCCTGGTGCACACGGAGAAGGCGGAGCATGAAGAAGCCTGCGAGTTCAGGCCGTATTCATGTCCCTGCCCTGGTGCATCATGCAAGTGGCAAGGAGGCCTTGACCAAGTTATGCCTCACCTCATGATGTCTCACAAAAGTATTACCACTCTCCAGGGAGAAGACATAGTGTTCCTGGCCACTGACATTAACCTCCCTGGAGCAGTAGACTGGGTAATGATGCAGTCATGTTTCAATCATCATTTTATGTTAGTCCTTGAAAAACAAGAGAAGTTTGATGGACATCAACAATTCTTTGCCATTGTGCAACTCATAGGATCTCGGAAGGAAGCAGAAAACTTTGCTTACAGATTAGAGCTTAATGGGCATCGTAGAAGACTCACTTGGGAAGCCATGCCGCGCTCCATCCATGAAGGAGTGTCATCTGCTATTATGAATTCGGATTGTCTGGTATTTGACACATCTCTTGCACAATTGTTTGCGGATAATGGAAACCTCGGAATAAATGTCACAATATCCATTGCCTAA